A portion of the bacterium (Candidatus Blackallbacteria) CG13_big_fil_rev_8_21_14_2_50_49_14 genome contains these proteins:
- a CDS encoding CDP-archaeol synthase, whose protein sequence is MARPVRFRFLKMGLPCLKRLRFKGLPMSSLSRLLWLIFPLVLAGISNMVWMKLPLCKGWQVPMDQGQNWRDGRRILGDNKTWKGFVGMIGVSAFWLQVFELLAKNFNWAADLSLIPFKTWVLPLGWFYGAIWGLSYVLAELPNSFIKRRLQIEAGKEGVGILGGVFKFVDQSDSVLGCLIGLLVFYTPTWWDALAIFFLATGFHFLTNLLLFMLGLKKQAG, encoded by the coding sequence ATGGCCAGACCGGTCAGATTCAGATTCTTGAAAATGGGGCTTCCCTGCCTGAAACGGCTTCGGTTTAAGGGCCTGCCCATGAGTTCTCTGTCGCGTCTACTCTGGCTGATTTTTCCGCTGGTGCTGGCGGGTATTTCGAATATGGTCTGGATGAAACTGCCCCTTTGCAAGGGCTGGCAAGTGCCCATGGATCAGGGCCAAAACTGGCGCGATGGGCGGCGGATCTTGGGCGACAATAAAACCTGGAAGGGGTTTGTCGGCATGATCGGGGTCAGTGCATTCTGGCTCCAGGTTTTTGAGCTGCTGGCCAAAAATTTTAACTGGGCGGCAGACCTTTCTCTGATTCCTTTCAAGACCTGGGTTTTGCCCCTGGGCTGGTTCTATGGCGCAATTTGGGGCTTGAGCTATGTTTTGGCCGAGCTGCCGAACAGTTTTATCAAGCGGCGCTTGCAGATTGAAGCGGGCAAAGAAGGGGTGGGAATTCTGGGGGGCGTGTTTAAATTTGTAGATCAGAGCGATTCGGTTTTGGGCTGCCTGATCGGTTTGTTGGTGTTTTATACCCCCACCTGGTGGGATGCCCTGGCGATCTTTTTTCTGGCCACAGGTTTTCACTTTCTCACCAATCTCCTGCTGTTTATGCTGGGGCTTAAAAAACAGGCGGGTTGA